CGGACAGAGTGCGGAACCGACGCTTGGGGTGCCGCAGGCCGGACAGGTCACAAGGCGGCGCTTGAACCACTGCCAGGCCAAAAATCCGGCCCCACCGAGCACGAGCGGACCAAAGACGAGCAGCAGGGTGATGCCCTCGAGCACATCCACGAACAGACGACCGGCCAAGCCTGGAGCGATCAAGAGCACGCCGATCAGCGAGATCCAGAGCCAAGGAATCGGACGTTGCATCGCCTAGAGGGAACAGAGCCGCCGCACGCTCATCATCCTGCCGAAAGCTCGCGGCGCTTGCTGCAGACCACGCTGA
This DNA window, taken from Synechococcus sp. LTW-R, encodes the following:
- a CDS encoding zinc ribbon domain-containing protein; translation: MQRPIPWLWISLIGVLLIAPGLAGRLFVDVLEGITLLLVFGPLVLGGAGFLAWQWFKRRLVTCPACGTPSVGSALCPACGADLSQVRPAGSAAKPVDAPASDAVVDVQVQDVTDQ